GATTCTGATGACCAGAACGGTTGTCCCGCTCATGAGCAATGGCGGCAGAATCGTTCATGTGACTTCCATTCATGCGGAACGGGCGGAAAAAATGGCATCCGCGTATGCAACCGCCAAAGCGGCTATCGGCCAGTATTGCCGGAGTGCGGCGCTTGAACTTGCGGAGCAGAATATTCTGGTCAACACGGTCGCTCCTGGATTTGTCGATACGCCGATGAGCTCCGCTTCCGGAAGTTCGGAACTCGAAACCGACTGGTTTCGAAGCGATTATATCGAAGGACGGCATTTACCGCTCCGCCGCGCGGGAAAACCGGAGGAGATTGCGGGGGTGCTGTACTTTCTCTGCGGTCCCGATGCCACATACATCACCGGACAGACTCTGATCGTCGACGGCGGATTAACTATAACTTTTTGAGGCGGAAACATGAAAATTGAGAAAGTGGAATTCCATTACCTGGCGGATGATCACATCCGCGATATCGGCGACGGCAGCCAGGATGCTCTGTTGGTGCATGTGATCATGGACGACGGCAGTGACGGATGGGGGGAATGTGAAGCCGCGCCGCTGGTCTCCATTGCGGCGTGGTGCTGCCCGATGTCCCATTTGGCGTGTAAACCGCTGAAAATGTCTGTCATCGGCTTTGAAATCAACACTCCTGCCGATATCTGCATGCTGACCGAAAAAGTCCGGCGGAACAGTTTCGATCTTCTTCAGGCCGATCATACGCTCTCAGGCATTGACATTGCCTTGTGGGATATGCTCGGACATAAATACGGAGAACCGGTCTGGAAGCTGCTGGGCTACGACAGGGCTTACCCGAAGACGGCATATGCATCACAGCTTTTCGGCGATACGCCGCAGATGACTTATGAAAAAGCCGTGCAATCCCGCAAGGCGGGGTTTCGCGCTGCAAAATTCGGCTGGGGGCCGTTCGGAACCCGGACTGTCCGGGAGGATATTGCTCACATCGATGCTGCGCGGGAAGGGCTGGGCGACGATCTTGCCCTGATGGTTGATGCCGGAACCGTCTGGGGAAATGATGTGAAGCGCGCCTCCCAGGTGCTCTCCGCATTGCGGAAGGCGCGTGCCGTCTGGTTGGAGGAACCGTTTGCTTCGGGAGCGCTGAAAGCCTATGCGGAACTCGCCGCCACTCCCGGCTGCGAAAGACTCCTTGCGGCTGGAGAGGGGGCGCATAATCCGGATATGGCGTACAATCTGATTGACTTCGGTGGACTGGGGTTCATTCAGATTGATACCGGGCGGATCGGAGGTATCTCCTCGGCGAAAAAGGTTGCGGAATATGCGGAGAAAACGGGAATAACCTATGTGAACCACACTTTCACCACCTCGCTTGCGCTGTCCGCATCGATTCAGCCGTTTGCCGGTTTGCGGAGTTCTTCCTGGTGTGAGTTCCCGGTCGAGAGCGCCGCGCCTTCGCGCCGGCTGACCAAGGTACGGATTATGCCGGATGCCGATGGCGAGATTCTTCTGCCGGATATGCCGGGGCTGGGCTGTGAGATTGATCTGAGTACCATTGAACGTTTCGGGCGCGAAGTCACCATCCAATATGAAGGGGAAACCTTATGGAAAGCCAGATGAGAGAGATTCAGATCCTTGTGCCGCCTGTTGCCGTACTCCGGAACGGCGAACTGTACGAAGCCGGTATGACCCGTTATTTCCTGTGGATGGCCGGTCACGGCATCAGCGGGCTTTTCCTGAACGGAAGCACCGGGGAATTCACGATCCTTTCCGATGAACAGAAAGTTGAAACGGTCCGGATTGCGCGGCGTGCCGTGGAGTCGAAGATGTTTCTGATTGCCGGCGCAATTGCAGGTTCCCCGGAACTTGTCTGCGGGCTGGCGGCACGTTATAAGGAAGCCGGCGCCGATGCCGTTGCGGTCTGCCCGCCGCCGTTTTTCCGGCATGGCCAGCCGGGAATCATCCGGTTCATGCGTGAAGTCGCAGATCGTTCCGTTCTTCCGGTTTATCTTTATGATATTCCCGCATTCACTTCCCCGATGTCATTTGACACCATCGTACAGTTGTCTTCCCACCGCAATATATGCGGGTTGAAGGACAGTTCCCGCGATTTCGCCCGTTTTGAAGGGCTTCTGAGCACAATAAAGGCACAACGGCCGGAATTCAGAATTTATACGGGATCGGAGGAGCTTCTGCTGGTCAGCCTGGTTATGGGCGCCGACGGTGCGACTGTTGCTACCGGCGGAATTGAGCCGGACAGAATCATGGAGATCGTCCGCGCCTGGCGTGCCGGGGATCTAAACCGTGCCAGGCAGGTGCAGTCGGAGCTTCTTCCCCTGATCCGGTCCTGGTTTGCCGAAGATTTCCCGGAGGGCTTCCGGAAGGCTGTTGCGGCGAAAGGTTTTCTCTGATGCTCACTCTGAAAAATGAAGCGCTGCAGGTCCTCGTCGATCCGGAACACGGCGGCAGAATCGTCTCTTTTGTCGAACTCAGAGGCGGAACCGAGTTTGTCTGTTATGATCCGCGGCGCCTGCCTGTTGATCCCTCATTGGATTACGACGGCAATTTTGCCGGCGGTTTTGATGAACTTCTGCCGAATGATCCGCCGGAAGACGGCTTCCCGGATCACGGGGAGTTATGGACCTTGCCGTTGACGGCGGAATGGGAAAAAGATGCGCTGCGGCTTTCCGGCACGCTGCCGTTGAGCCGTCTCCGCTATGAACGTAGAATGTGTTTGGACGCCTGGGATTTTGCACATATTTCCCGGACGTTATCGAAGATTTTTAATCTGCCGGACAACAATGCCGGAATCGTCATTCGAGGCGAGTTTTACATAAACTGCAGAAGAGGAAGAAATTGTTATGTTAATTTCATCTTCAGTGATATTCTGGATGGAGGATTGGCGCCGCAACGCATTTGCTCAATTGCGTGAATGCACTGTTCCGCAGTGTATGCCCAGTGAGCCCCATGGTAAGGGGAGATATCGCGGAGAGCTTTGGAAAAAATTAGAGCTAGGAGAAAATGATGCCGTCTGGCGTTTGAGCACCAGACGGCATTCCCCGCTTCATAATAATGAGCCTGAGCTCATTGACTATTTTACTTCTCCCTTGGGGATCAGCGAATCAATCTGTCCTGCCGGAGTGGAATTCAAACGCGGCAGAACGTCTTCGAGCCATTTGCGAAAGCAGATGCCGTTCGCTTTGCATGTTGCGGCGAATGAATACAGGATTGCGAGACGCTGCCCACCGGCTTCGTTTCCGGCAAAGAGGCAGTTCTTTCGGATGATCGCAATTCCCCGGTTGAGGCGTTCGGCCGGGTTGTTGTCGATGTTTAACCGGGCATCTTTCAGGAACTTTTTGAGCTCCTTTCGATATTCAGGGCATAAGAGACGGCTTGGGCGACAAGGGAGGTCGGCCGTTCCGACTCCTTGAGTACCCGGCACTGCTCAAAAAATTCCCGGACGAACTTCTGCGACTGCCGACGTGCATTTTTCCGCTCTTGAAAGAGTGCGGTTTCCGTACCCTTCTTTTCCGCCCGCTCTTTTGCAACACGCTCAATTTGGTAGAGTTCCTGTATAATTTTCAACAGAGGCTCAGCTTTTCCATATCCGTTTTCAACGGCTTGCAGAAAGCGTCGCCGGTAATGGGAAGAAGGACATTACCGGCGTAATGGGAAGCTCGCAGAAATGGGAAGTTGAATTTAAATTGAACTGAAAGATAATTATTTTCACGAAAAAACTTCCCATAATAACTTACTGCGGCTCTATTATTGATTAACCTAAACCAATAATAGGAGGCTGTATCATGAGTAACTGTCACGCAAAACTTGATTCGCTTGTTGTATCGGTAAGCACTAAACTTAGAGAAAGAGGCTACAAACCAGTAACCATCCAACGGCATCAACGGCTATGGGAAAATCTTGGAAAGTACATGGAAAAACAAGAA
The nucleotide sequence above comes from Victivallis lenta. Encoded proteins:
- a CDS encoding SDR family NAD(P)-dependent oxidoreductase, encoding MKTVIITGASSGIGLCAARRFATENWRVVLLARRKNVLEAVAAELPGARERHIAVDGDYSREETAGKLVQCLHCAGITAVDALVNCAGVIASEPIVGTDLAAWRAPFDTLLNGAILMTRTVVPLMSNGGRIVHVTSIHAERAEKMASAYATAKAAIGQYCRSAALELAEQNILVNTVAPGFVDTPMSSASGSSELETDWFRSDYIEGRHLPLRRAGKPEEIAGVLYFLCGPDATYITGQTLIVDGGLTITF
- a CDS encoding mandelate racemase/muconate lactonizing enzyme family protein, yielding MKIEKVEFHYLADDHIRDIGDGSQDALLVHVIMDDGSDGWGECEAAPLVSIAAWCCPMSHLACKPLKMSVIGFEINTPADICMLTEKVRRNSFDLLQADHTLSGIDIALWDMLGHKYGEPVWKLLGYDRAYPKTAYASQLFGDTPQMTYEKAVQSRKAGFRAAKFGWGPFGTRTVREDIAHIDAAREGLGDDLALMVDAGTVWGNDVKRASQVLSALRKARAVWLEEPFASGALKAYAELAATPGCERLLAAGEGAHNPDMAYNLIDFGGLGFIQIDTGRIGGISSAKKVAEYAEKTGITYVNHTFTTSLALSASIQPFAGLRSSSWCEFPVESAAPSRRLTKVRIMPDADGEILLPDMPGLGCEIDLSTIERFGREVTIQYEGETLWKAR
- a CDS encoding dihydrodipicolinate synthase family protein, translating into MREIQILVPPVAVLRNGELYEAGMTRYFLWMAGHGISGLFLNGSTGEFTILSDEQKVETVRIARRAVESKMFLIAGAIAGSPELVCGLAARYKEAGADAVAVCPPPFFRHGQPGIIRFMREVADRSVLPVYLYDIPAFTSPMSFDTIVQLSSHRNICGLKDSSRDFARFEGLLSTIKAQRPEFRIYTGSEELLLVSLVMGADGATVATGGIEPDRIMEIVRAWRAGDLNRARQVQSELLPLIRSWFAEDFPEGFRKAVAAKGFL
- a CDS encoding transposase domain-containing protein; its protein translation is MAIIRKNCLFAGNEAGGQRLAILYSFAATCKANGICFRKWLEDVLPRLNSTPAGQIDSLIPKGEVK